The sequence below is a genomic window from Gemmatimonadales bacterium.
GGCCTGCAGCAGGTCATAGGGAAACTCGCGCCCCAGCGTCGCCCCCAGTTGCGCCAGTCCTTTCACGGCCGCCAGGTGATCCAACCGTGCCATCAGCGAATCGTGCAGCGTGGTCGGAATGGCCAGCGGGGGCAGGGGGCCAGTCAGCGCGTAGTGGTCGGCCTGCTCCTCAAGCAGGCCGGCGTCCAGGACCATTTTGGTCAATTCCTCCACAAACAGCGGGACCCCATCGGTTTTCGCCACGATCTGCTCGACCACCTCGGCGGGCAGGGCTTTGCCCTGGGCCACCTGCCGGATCACCTCCACGGCTTGACGGCGGAGTAATCGATTGACCGTCACCTGGGTGCAGTGTGAACGCCCCGTCCAGGGCGGACTGAAATCGGGCCGAAAGGTGAATAGGGCCAGGACGCGGGCCGTCGGGCCTTGATCGACCAGCAGGTTGAGAAACTCGAGGGTGGACGGATCGACCCAGTGCAGGTCTTCTATCACAAAGAGTACCGGCTGCTGGGCGGCAATGCGCAGCAGGATGGTCAGGAGGGCGTGCAGGGTCTGCTGCTTCTGTTGCTCAGGCGACAAGGGCAACGGCGTATAGTCGGCGGGGAGGGACAGGGACAGCAGGCTGGCAAATAGGGGCACGGTCTCTGCGAGCGGCAGGCCATATTGCACCAGGAATCCCTCAAGTTTGCGGAGCCTCTGCTGTGGGGTCTCCTCCGGCTCGAAGCGTAGCACCACCCGCTCCAGCAGCTCGATCCACGGATACAAGGCGCTGTTGTGGTGATAGGGCGAACATTGGCACGGTGTCAGCCACGCCTGCGGCTCGGCGGCCACCTGGGCTGTCAGCACCTGCACCAGGCGCGATTTGCCAATGCCGGCTTCGCCGCTGAGCAGCACCACCTGCCCAAAGCCGTCCTTGACCTGCGCCCAACGCTCCTGTAATACCCCGATTTCCTGCTCTCGGCCCACCAGTGGGGTCAGGTTGGTGCTCCCGACCGCTTCCAGACGACTGCGCGCCATACTCTCATATAGCACCCGATAGACTACCAGTGGCTGGGCTAGACCTTTGAGTAGCGGTGTCCCGAGGGGCTGGCAAGCAAAGAAGCCACCGAGCAGCTGAAAAGTGGCGGCACTGATCACCAGGGTATTGGGCGCGGCGATGCCTTGCAGGCGGGCGGCCACATTGGGGGTCTCGCCTAGGGCTAACTGCTCCTGCCGTGTGCCGCCTCCCACCTCACCCACGACAGCGAGGCCGGTGTGGACGCCCAGGCGTACGGCCAACTGCACCCTGTGCTCCTGCGCCAGGCGGGTATTGAGTTGGCCCATGGCCTCCACGATGCCCACCCCGGCCCGCACCGCCCGCTGCGCGTCATCTTCATGCGCGAGGGGGTAGCCGAAGTAGACGAGCAGGCCATCACCGAGATACTGCGCGATATGCCCTTCAAAGCGGGCGATGACCTTGGCGCACGTGTCTTGATAGGCCCGCACCACTTCGCGCAAGTCTTCCGGGTCGAGCTCACTCGCGAGTGCGGTGGAGTCCACCAGGTCACAAAACAACACGGTGAGCTGGCGGCGTTCGGGGTCAGAAGACAGTGGAGCAGTCGGTGCGGGAAGGCTCGGCGTCCGCTGAGCGTCAGAGGTGTCAGGCTGTGGCCCTGGTTGGGGAGCAGATGGGGCGGTGCGTGGAGATATCTCTGTCCCGCCCGTCCAGACCAGGACATTACCCCGTTCATCGACCGCTACGCGGTGGCCCTCAATGAGTTCATTCTTTAAATCGGCCAGGGCCGCGTCGTCAAGCTGGAACTGCCGCTTGAGCGTGCTGTAGGTCAGGCGCCCCCGGTGCTGGAGCATGGCTATCGCCTGGTCCAGGATTTCCTCAAAGGTCATCGCCCATCCTCCCGAGTCTCATGAGCGTGCAGAAGACGGTGTAGGAATTGGGATGGCCGCAGGACGTATGTATACCGCAGATGGTTGACAGAAGAAAGCAAGAAGTCATGGGAGCGCGTGACGCCCGTCGCGACGCCACTCTCACAGACGTGAGGAGGGAGGTGTCACGTGTGCCTAACCCGCTAACGCAGCCGACCAGCGCGGGCGGGACCAAGGTGCCGGATTTCGTACCTGAGTAGTACCTGAACTCCGCATTCCTGGACGGTTCTAGTCAGTGCTGGGCAGCCCTGCCGCGGACTGTAAGTCGTTGCTGGAAGGCGCTGAACCGATCTCCGCAGCTCTCAGGGGAACAGCCGCTGACGCCCTGAAAATCCGCGTGTCGGGGGTTCAATTCCATCCCTGGCCATTCTAGTTAGCCCCCCGCACGTCCCCGATTCTACCTAAACTGTACCTTAACGATTTGCTGCCACTCTACTCCGCACCGAGACGCCCGATGGCGCGATGGCACCATTGGGACAGCCGGGGTTTGATGGGGCAGCCCGGGTTTGACTTTGGATCAGGAGAGGCCCAGCTGCGTCCGGTCTCAGTGCCGGCCCGCGGCACGAAGGAGTGCGGCCAGCTCAATCTGGACCGTGTCAGCCTGAGCCCGGAGCCGTGGCTCGGGGGCACTCCGAAGGGCGAGATAATGACGGTAGGCCCGGATCGCACCCGCCGTGTCACCCTCTGACGCGGCGAGGCGGCCCTCCTCGCGGCGATAGCGCACGTAGTGAGGATAGGTGGCAAGGCCGATGACCCGTCGGCGAAGGGCGGCCAGCGCAGCCGCCGTATCGCCGGCGTCCTCGTGGAGTCGCGCGGCGACCAGGTTGCCATAGGTGAAGAATGGGGGCCTGCCGAAGTCGAAAGGGTTGAAAGGCACCCGCGGGTGCCGGCCGCAGGGCCGCCGTGCCGCTCAGCTTGGTCGACAGGAGGTCTACCATTCCCTCCCGCAGGTAGCCGAGTGAGGAATCCGCACCGGTGACCCGGAAGGGGGCGACGGCGATGACACCCCGGTCGAGGGCCACCGGCCGGTCGTGGTTTCGCATGAGCGCCACCATGGCCACGAGCGTCAGGGCCGCGACGCCGCCTGCCACGAGCCAGCGGGTGCGGTGGGACCCTTCCTGGTGCCGCGCTGGGGCCCGCTCGAGGACACCGGTGGCGGCCGGCGTCGCGACGCTGGGCCGAAGCGACTGGGCCATCTCACCCGCCGACGCGAACCGGTCCGCCGGCGTGCGGGCGAGCGCGCGCTGCACGACGTCGTCCACGTCAGCCGGCACCTCCGGCCGCGTCACGCGAACGGGCGTAGGCGAAGTGCTGAATCGCTTCGCCATGATTGCCTGCGCCGTAGGTCCCGTGAACGGCGGCTCACCGCAAAGCATTTCGTACAGCACGCACCCCAGTGAGTAGATGTCGCTTCGGGCATCGAGCTGGCGCTCACCTGCCGCCTGCTCCGGGCTCATGTACGCTGGGGTGCCCACGGTGAGCCCGGTCTGGGTCAGCGCCTCCTCGCTCGCGAGTGCGCGGGCCACCCCGAAGTCCGCGACGAGCGTGTTGCCGTCACGGGTGAGGAGCAGGTTCTCGGGCTTGATGTCGCGGTGGAGGACGTCGTGCTCGTGGGCGTATTGGAGGGCCTGTGCTGCTTCGCGCCCGATCCGGAGGGCGTCCTCGAGCGAGAGCTGCCGGTCGCGCGTCAGTCGCTCGCGCAGGCTCTCGCCCTCGACGTACGGCATGGTGAACCAGAGCTGCCCACCCGACTCGCCCGAGTCGAGCACGGTGAGGATGTGCGGGTGCTGCAACCGGGCGGCATAGCGGATTTCGCGCTGGACGCGATCGGGACCGAGCGTGGTGGTAAGGTCGGGGTGGAGTACCTTCAGCGCCACCGATCGGTCGTGCCTGAGGTCGTGCGCGAGATAGACCGTAGCCATGCCACCACGGCCGAGCTCGCGCTCGAGCGTGTAGCGGTCGGTCAGGGCGGCCTTAAGGCTTTCCAGGGTCTCGGTCACAGAGACGTGCCGGAGCGGGGTACCCCTAGGCTAAACCCGAGGGCGCTGACAGACCAGAGCCAGTCGCAACTGCTACCGGTTTCGCCTCCGTCGGCAGCGGCTATGTTGGCGGGAGCAGTTGTTGGAGGGCCAGCCGCAGGCGTCGTCACAGCGGGAGCAGCCGGGGCGGTTGGGGTGCTTAAGGCGGGGGCCGATGTTGAGGCGGCGAAGCTACGTGCCCAGGGAAAGCCCTTCTACTTTCTCTGGCAGGCGAGACAATCGCGTTAGCACGATTGGGCTCCGACGTGAATCCCTGAAGCCGCCCGGATGTTCGGCGTGACCCCTGGGACACCGCACCGCATTGCGTGTGAGCCCCAGTAGGCCTATGGTCCGGTCATGATGGTCGGTGCGCGTGCTTCGAGGGCGGCCAGGGCCGTTCGACTGCTGATGCTCCTGCTGGGCCTCGTCACCACGCCGAGCATCGGGCTCGAAGCCATGCAGCGCCCGCATTGTGCTCAACACGAGCTGGCTGAGCAGCACAACCACCAGTTGGCGGGTTCAGCCACCGTG
It includes:
- a CDS encoding AAA family ATPase; this encodes MTFEEILDQAIAMLQHRGRLTYSTLKRQFQLDDAALADLKNELIEGHRVAVDERGNVLVWTGGTEISPRTAPSAPQPGPQPDTSDAQRTPSLPAPTAPLSSDPERRQLTVLFCDLVDSTALASELDPEDLREVVRAYQDTCAKVIARFEGHIAQYLGDGLLVYFGYPLAHEDDAQRAVRAGVGIVEAMGQLNTRLAQEHRVQLAVRLGVHTGLAVVGEVGGGTRQEQLALGETPNVAARLQGIAAPNTLVISAATFQLLGGFFACQPLGTPLLKGLAQPLVVYRVLYESMARSRLEAVGSTNLTPLVGREQEIGVLQERWAQVKDGFGQVVLLSGEAGIGKSRLVQVLTAQVAAEPQAWLTPCQCSPYHHNSALYPWIELLERVVLRFEPEETPQQRLRKLEGFLVQYGLPLAETVPLFASLLSLSLPADYTPLPLSPEQQKQQTLHALLTILLRIAAQQPVLFVIEDLHWVDPSTLEFLNLLVDQGPTARVLALFTFRPDFSPPWTGRSHCTQVTVNRLLRRQAVEVIRQVAQGKALPAEVVEQIVAKTDGVPLFVEELTKMVLDAGLLEEQADHYALTGPLPPLAIPTTLHDSLMARLDHLAAVKGLAQLGATLGREFPYDLLQAVSPWDEGTLRRGLQQLVEAEFLYQQGLPPQATYRFKHALIQDAAYQSLLRSTRQRHHQHIAQVLEARFPTLCATQPEVLAHHFTEAGLREQAIGYWQQAGQRAIERSANLEAIGHLTTALDVLKPLPDTPERTQHELTLYTALGVPLRATKGFGAPEVGQVYARARALCQQVEETPQLSPVLRGLWEYYELQGELQTARELGEQLLTLAQHVREEELLLVAHHVLGDTLVWLGEFAGARAHLEQGMVLYHPQQHRAHAFLYGYDSGVHGLSFGAWALWYLGYPDQALRRVHDALRLAQDVSHPFSLGFALAFAAWLHQLRREGHAAHERAAALIALATDQGFPFWDSWGTVLRGWALAEQGQCAEGIAQLRQGIAAWRATGAALQLPYYLALLVEAYGKAGQAEEGLRVLAEALAAVHTTGERQHEAELHRLKGALLLAQDGADAQAAERCFRQAIDVACQQQAKSLELRAATSLSRLWQQQGNCAEAHKLLAPIYGWFTEGFDTADLQEAKALLETLA
- a CDS encoding serine/threonine-protein kinase, which codes for MTETLESLKAALTDRYTLERELGRGGMATVYLAHDLRHDRSVALKVLHPDLTTTLGPDRVQREIRYAARLQHPHILTVLDSGESGGQLWFTMPYVEGESLRERLTRDRQLSLEDALRIGREAAQALQYAHEHDVLHRDIKPENLLLTRDGNTLVADFGVARALASEEALTQTGLTVGTPAYMSPEQAAGERQLDARSDIYSLGCVLYEMLCGEPPFTGPTAQAIMAKRFSTSPTPVRVTRPEVPADVDDVVQRALARTPADRFASAGEMAQSLRPSVATPAATGVLERAPARHQEGSHRTRWLVAGGVAALTLVAMVALMRNHDRPVALDRGVIAVAPFRVTGADSSLGYLREGMVDLLSTKLSGTAALRPAPAGAFQPFRLRQAPILHLWQPGRRATPRGRRRYGGCAGRPSPTGHRPCHLSSLRALSPRGGPPRRVRG